In Methylomonas sp. MK1, the genomic stretch GGTGGTCCGGAACCGGTGATGTATCCCTTCGATCTGGCCGGCGCCAGCGAAGCGCAATACGAAGAAATGGCCGAGGCGATAGCGCAGCGTTACGGCGCTTTGCATGGTGTATTGCATGCGGCGGTGGAATTTAGCGCCTACAGCCCCATCGCCAATTACAAAACCAAGGATTGGGGGCATGCCTTAAACGTCAATCTTAGCGCGCCTTTCTTGTTATGCCGGGTGTTGTTGCCATTGCTGCAACGTAGCGAGCACGCTTCCATCGTGTTCATCTCCGATTCGTCCGCGCGCAAAGTTCAGGCTTATTCCGGTGCATACGGTGTAGCGAAAATCGCGCTGGAAGGCTTCGCCGGCATTCTGGCTGCCGAACTGGAAGCAGGACAAAAAATCCGTGTTAATACTCTGGTGCCGGGGCCGGTGGATTCGCCGTTGCGGAAGAGAGCTTACCCGGCCGAAGATAAGACCAAGCTACCGAGCATGAGCAGCCTCGATCCGCTGTATGTTTACCTATTTAGCGATGCCAGTATCGGCAACACCGGTCAAATTATTGACGCCCAAACTTTTAAACCTTAAGACACTTATGGCAGACAGAGAAGTTGTATTTTTAACCCGCGACGTCAACATCGTCACCATTCCGGACGGCAACCACGGCACCTTGAATAAAGGCCAGGAAGTCACGATACATCAGGCTTTGGGCAGCAATTACACCGTGGTGACCGATTACGGCCATATGGTGCGAATCGCCGGTATCGATGCTGATGCCTTGGGCAAGGAAACTCAGCATTTGCACACCTTGGTGTCGGAAACCGACAGCAAAGCCGTCGAAAAGAATTGCTGGGAAGTGATGAAAACCGTCTATGACCCGGAAATTCCGGTCAATATCGTCGATTTGGGTTTGGTTTACCATTGCAGCGCCAAGCCCAATGCCGATGGCGGCAACGATGTGCACGTGCAAATGACCTTGACCGCGCCGGGTTGTGGCATGGGTCCGGTCATCCAAAGCGATGTCGAGAAATGCATCCGCGCCTTGCCCGGCGTTAGTTCGGTTGATGTCGAAGTGGTTTTAGATCCGCCTTGGTCGCGGGAAATGATGTCGGAAGTGGCGCAGGTGCAGTTGGGTTTGTTTTAAAAGTCGGCAAAGCCATACGGCGGCAGCTAAGCGGCGGAAAATTGCCGCTTGCTGAAAAAGTTTGCGGTTGTTTGTTATTAAGTATTTGTATTTACAAGTTAAAAATTAATTGGCACGCTATTGGCTTTATTCCCCTTGAAGTTTGATTCAAGACTCGGGGAACCGTCATGAAAGATAAAGCAGCCGATTTAGCGATAGTCAGTAATAAAACCTTTGAAGCCTCAACCGCTGTCAATTTGCATCATTACGATATCAGTAGTGCTTTGCAGACCACATTGGAATTCAACGAACTGATCAGCATTTTCTGCAATAAAATTCAAAATACCATTCCGCACAACGGCGTTGAATATATCAACGAAGAGTTCGATTTGGAGTTCAAACGCGGCGTGATGGCCCGTCATTCTTGCAACTATGCCTTGAAAGTTGAAGAGCAACAGCTGGGCGAGTTGAAATTGACCCGCAGCAATCGTTTCAACAAAGACGAGTTGAAAATGCTGGAAAGTCTGTTGTGTTGCCTGATTTACCCATTGAGAAATGCCACCTTGTTTCAACAAGCATTGAAAATGGCGTTTACCGATCCGTTGACCAAAACCAATAACCGCACGGCGTTTAACGACTGTTTGCTGCGCGAGATCAAACGTGCACATCGTAATTCGCAGCATTTGTCGGTGATTTTTGTGGATGTCGATCACTTCAAGCATATCAACGACGATTACGGGCACGGTTGCGGCGATTTGGCGCTGTCTTCATTGGCCGGCTGGTTGAAAGACAGCGTGCGCGGTAGCGATGCGGTGTTTCGTTACGGCGGCGAAGAGTTTGTGATCTTGCTGAGCGATACCGACATCGACGGCGCCACGGTGATAGCTGAACGCATCCGTGCCGACATTGAATCGCATACCTTGGCCTATGGCATGGACGTGTTGAATCTGACGGCAAGTTTGGGCATTGCTGCCTTAAAAGGTAGCGATAGCCCCGAATCCTTAATCAAACGTGCCGACGCCGCGATGTATCAAGCTAAACAGCACGGTAGAAACCGGGTAGAAGTTGGATATTGATTCGGTTCTCCGCACCTCGATCATCAGGCTCAGCCCACTTTAAATCGATACCCCACGCCCGACTCGGTCAGCAGGTATTTGGGCTGAGTCGGATCGCTTTCCAGCTTTTGCCGCAATTGACTCATGTAAATCCGCTCGTCTCTCCTAATTAATTGACGTGAGGACTTCATAAAGGCTTCAGTCTAACGAAACCGATTTTTTGTAGACACTGCACAAAGGGGTAGGGAGAAGGAGATTTTTTGATTTTTAGATATTCCCATGACTTGCCGCCCGATATGAGCAACGGGCGCAATAATTATCAAGTGGGATACAACGATAATGGAGGGCTCAGTACTTGTCGGGCGGCTCCGCAGATTTCGGCGTTTTTTCACTGCGCAAGCGAATCCAAAACCACAATTCGAATAGACCACCCACAATGAACGCGATATTGCCGATACCGGAGTATCCAGCAAAATAAAACGCCAAAGCAATCACCAAGATGATGAGTGTAACCACATGATTTTGCATATGCCTTTCACTCCTGTACCCAATTTACCGACCACCGGTTTTGTAGAATGTTTGATAGCCAACGTGCGGGCAATACGGCTACGCCCATTGGCCCGGCCTTACACCGCTAAATTGAAAAAGCCTTGCGCCTAAAAGCCGTTTGTAT encodes the following:
- a CDS encoding GGDEF domain-containing protein yields the protein MKDKAADLAIVSNKTFEASTAVNLHHYDISSALQTTLEFNELISIFCNKIQNTIPHNGVEYINEEFDLEFKRGVMARHSCNYALKVEEQQLGELKLTRSNRFNKDELKMLESLLCCLIYPLRNATLFQQALKMAFTDPLTKTNNRTAFNDCLLREIKRAHRNSQHLSVIFVDVDHFKHINDDYGHGCGDLALSSLAGWLKDSVRGSDAVFRYGGEEFVILLSDTDIDGATVIAERIRADIESHTLAYGMDVLNLTASLGIAALKGSDSPESLIKRADAAMYQAKQHGRNRVEVGY
- the sufT gene encoding putative Fe-S cluster assembly protein SufT; the encoded protein is MADREVVFLTRDVNIVTIPDGNHGTLNKGQEVTIHQALGSNYTVVTDYGHMVRIAGIDADALGKETQHLHTLVSETDSKAVEKNCWEVMKTVYDPEIPVNIVDLGLVYHCSAKPNADGGNDVHVQMTLTAPGCGMGPVIQSDVEKCIRALPGVSSVDVEVVLDPPWSREMMSEVAQVQLGLF
- a CDS encoding SDR family NAD(P)-dependent oxidoreductase produces the protein MSLSNKVLLITGAGGGLGGTAALALAKQGAQIILLDKSIPKLEKIYDAISAAGGPEPVMYPFDLAGASEAQYEEMAEAIAQRYGALHGVLHAAVEFSAYSPIANYKTKDWGHALNVNLSAPFLLCRVLLPLLQRSEHASIVFISDSSARKVQAYSGAYGVAKIALEGFAGILAAELEAGQKIRVNTLVPGPVDSPLRKRAYPAEDKTKLPSMSSLDPLYVYLFSDASIGNTGQIIDAQTFKP